The nucleotide sequence gaggggtgtaaaagggtagttagtctttgcccattgaaagaataccgatagtggatgccggtaacctcgacggaagagaaatcgacgaagtgaatgtaggtcatgacgatcgaaccactacaaaaatctggtttgcatttctcttgtacAATTTatgttactgcaaaccactttacttgctttacatccactatgctcttccatatgctttcaaagttaatacctttacgaaacaatttttcgtcggaaatagatttaatcgcaacgaagttttgaaccgatgtaatttttacaacTAGACTAATttagcccccctcttagtgctgactcatttcctaacaattggtatcaaagtctcgtatttctcatttggtttaacacccaaaagaaataactctttttggctttcaagagggtcactctctcattcatcctcacttgttcaatgggacggactacacatattagaaaactcaaacgagagttttcttgctttcattggatttgaatttatggaatattatcgaaagcagttttcgaaggtcttctcttccaatgaactattggaatggtTTAGAGAAAAATaacttttccttaaatgctagagctatgaatgctctattttgtgccttcaataaaaatgagtttaatcaggtttctacttgcgaaacggctttcgatatatggcacactcttgaaatcacacatgaaggcactaatagagtaaaagattctaaaataaatcttttaatgcatgattttaaactttttcgaatgaaaccgagcgaaaccgttgttgacgtgtacacctgttttacggatgtcgtcaatggtttaaaatctcttggcaaatgcttttctaattttgagctcattaataatatttgatgattactttctaagaattgggattcgaaaataacggctatacaagaataaaaaattttgaatatttttttaattgaagaacttattgggtctctaatgacatgaaatgacgtgcaatgtacgtaaagaacttgagaactaccttccaaagaacaagaaggatttcggactaagaataattgaagaccactcgagtataagctcaagtgatggtgaacttgaactcatcactatgaaatttaaaaagttcatgaaacaaaaattaaagaacaaaaagaatgcaactacttgctatgaatgcaagaagagggaagaactttgggatgaatcaagttcctccgaagacaaggagaaaatcaacaaaggcgaagtggcaaactataccttaacggctttctacaacaaggtaaataactcaaacaaaactcccttagtttactttgaaattacttgatgctcttcatgagttatttttaatttagtttttaaaaaaatatctaaatttctttttgaaaattgcatgtttaataatgtaataaaaatacaaaaattgggatcatgctaataattttgaaaatgataataaaaattatatattttatgttaaaggaataaaatgttagatttaaatctaatgataatcctatgtatgtttttcaagaagaaataatgtgtatttctAATGTTGATTGAaatcttgatgttttaatgatgcaataatataataaaatgttaaatataaatctaatgcttgtacacttaacaagattaatcatattgtttctcaattttaattaaagatgctctatgattaatgaaattaagtttcatttgaagtaatgatttgatatcatgctcaatgagtttatgttttgaatttatgcatgatgattcttgagatatggattatcaatttttacgttaatgaacgtggccttttcagttttaaactatgatgcatgttttcatatgaaaaacttgatcatgcttatatgaaatcaatcacttaaaatgaaacacataaaaagaaaaatatattatcattggaattaaaatgatgaatcaaatctcttgtttaaagaagccttatgtttaatgtgttatacttttttttttggtcttgatagtttttatgacaaaatctaCTTTTCaatcttaaacgatgatgcatgctttaacttggaataaaaacttgggcatgcttgtgtgaaataaatcaaattaaaaagggggaaggaaaacatttttcttaaagaatttctcaatctctactttatcgatcttTAAAACAAAAGGGGGATATCAATGAATGTTTGTTTgttatttttgaatctcttgaaaatgattttgagttaacgatttgaatttgaatgtgctttatcttgattttttaagatttataacttgagatttcttatgcatgaatcaagatactatatcatttgatctcttatgtttctttttgctatttataaaaaaaaagagatttaataaaataaatcatgtcttgtgacattcatgatttgatattattatcttttatgacatgatgtgtaaattcttttgtatttgtgattgtaaacctcatgttataagtagagtattgatgtaaaaattatattcttccactctacttcttccttgtttacaataacaaaggcaagaaagaaaattgctagcttaaatgagaaacttagacatgttagatcttccaaatgcataaattcttcttataaatttttcggattatgatcttgatctcttgaattttagacttaatctttcattttttatgattgaaataatgattgaaacattgatgatataaatgcataaaatactcatgatattattttgatgctttaaaatgatataaatttgctagcttatgagtatcatgtatgatatgatgattgatttatttttagtatcatgcatagagtaaggatgatatgtaaagttttaaaattatgcatgttgtaaattgaaactataatgatgcacaaacatattgaaataatgattgaaacattaatgtaattatgaatgatgatttgatattatgcatgcaatacttcaacttatgataatgatgcatgcaatgatagaatattcatgatgaaaaattgttttgacattcataacttgacttttcatctttgattattcatcctttgtcatgatttaaaaattattgtaaaggaaaaaagagatacaaaattgtattcttcctttctttttgacaatgacaaagggggagatagttaaCTTGCTaactagtttgcacaagtcaagaagatgtaaaaacttgcttgcttgcttacacatctaaagagaagatgcaaacgtacttcatgtagcttgcttcatgtaaaacattgtatcttgctagcttgttatcttgcattatttttcaaaaacttgctagccttcatacttcaaagagaagtaacacttgccaaattgctagcttgattgttgtaaaataatataaaattttcctAGCtcacactttgcaaaggaagcaaaaatggcacttctcaaaagagaagaaagagcttgctatcttgaacatcaccaaaaaattgatagattgcctatcttaagaaacaaaaatgcagACTTGCATaatttgcaatcttgcacatctttaaaattaatgatgatttggtgattatgcatgttgtaaagtgatgctaaatttgctagcttgcattatgataaaactaaagattatgattatattgcaatgatttgaacttctatgtccaaatacttgatagttgtaacttctcctttctgttgatgacaaagagggagaagtatgatcatgttatgcatgatgacgtgttgcaaatattcataatgaatattgtaatgacttgaattcagcttgaattcaaggttctattaatatggcatattgatagagggagttaaagttaacttcgtcatcaattgattgtcatcatcaaaaagggagagattgttgaatcttggattttgatgatgaaacaaattgataagtgtttatgaattaatctacgttttgagtgatgcaggatgcttcgatcaagatgagacaattaaagtaggaagaatcatgttggactagtggaacatgtcagaagattggacgtctagcaagaggatcggatgacgtatcgataaaatgctttaggccatggattcgggcatcgggctaagaagagcataaattgcgcgaaggatatcggagttgcggaggtcaactagccgattgggtaataggccgcaagagaggatgatgtgtcaaagaatcggatgaagcgtcgatggaccaatgacatgccggacaacatgattcatacttagtaataattgtttagattgaagtgtatttttacatgtgcgagattaactacgatagcaaggcataaagcaaaatgaagtctcggagtcaagaatgtgatttcgttgggagttcgagagttcatcggaagttcggacgttcatcgaaagttctatcagaattgatcaagaagtcctagagcttgccaaaaaagctcatctgAACTCATTAAGAAAATCAtcatgaagtttaggagcttgttgggagtccgttggaacattgtcaagagatcgttggaagtttgctggaagatcgccagaagaaacctagacttaaaatgtcttaaaattcatagttaacacataatagggattagaattgggccaacccaattaggggacagttgggccaagtttgggccaagagaaaggtccaaaaaatgatcaaataggtgaaaccatcatggcacaatctctgagactatgtcaggtggtggtactgccaatctgggtggtggtaccacccagactcaatctctgagactatctgggtagtggtaccgccagtctgggcagtggtaccgcccgtaccctgaaattttgggggtttgaattttaggcttcaaatttgaatccatttggggcctataaataccccagctattcctgcatagataagtaagaaatattaagcaaagccctatgattctaaagttgtaaaccttagaaagttgagttccctcctaaagcttagagagagttctaagggaggtgtgagaggaataccttgtaaaagagggttgtaaaaggttgtctcctaaacctgtgaaaaggagaagaggggtgtaaaatggtagttgatcttttcccattgaaagaagaccgatagtggatgccgatggcctcttgcgaagtggatgtaggtcacgacgaccaaaccactataaaaatctggtttgtgtttctcttgtataatttactttactgcaaatcactttacttgctttaacatccactatgctcttccatacgctttcaaagttaatacctttatgaaatggtttttcgtcgaaaacaaatttaatcgcaacgaagttttgaaccgacgtaatttttacaactgcactaatttatcccccctcttagtgccgactcttttcctaacacttCGAGCCCCCTTGTTGCTCTCAACCTTGCTAACTTTGGCCAGGCCAAGAGCAGCAAGGTGTGCTCTCGGCTAAGGTTGTAAGCAACCTTCAGCCAAATTGtaggtagcaacagttgctgcccttttccctCTATTCTGTGATAATAAATTTAGtaccaaaattttgatttaaaatacCTTTTAATAGGGAGAAGACATGCAGTCCAAATCTCAAGAACTACGACAAAAATAACAGCAATTGTGTAAAACAATTCTTTGCGATTGAACATAACACACATAATTTAAAAACTAATCTTTTGCACGAGCaaactggctttgataccactatagggaaaCCTGGGATGACATCTTATATgtagtggaagaataaaaaataaaaatcctagaaTTTTCCATAGAAAATAAGGTTTCATTATCGTGTAAAAATTGGTCCTCAAAAACCCGCAAAATCGAAAAACAACATGTACAAAGGAGATTATATTATTTGAGATTGTATATCtttgaattcctatagatctatgagagagaatgaagaaggtcaactgtcctcctctctagcggtgatccacacaataagggttgcgaagatgctcctcaaatcgctgcacaATCCTCCTCGTAGTgtgcaccacacaatcaagatggggctaccccttcttgttgtccatatGACCCAAATAGGGGCTTtatgttgaggaggagagggagagaggagaataggagatggcagcAAAAAGAACCAAgcatatgaccctttggttccctcctatataTAGAGGCCTCCtgtcaacataaccctaatgaatattatcatattaggtattggatctccatccaactattcatgcctcttagattagtgggtatcTACCCAATaacctctcattggctcttattggatcacattcatatgatccaataattcaggggcttattagatatccaataaaatgggagctccaacaaatatctcatatttgaacttctactcgtcgcaacacctaccatatgtgtgtgacctctaGGCCTTGTATTGAGCttgttgtgagtcatacctatcagaactccttctagctcaaaaaattattatcttcataataattcacttgactcatcgaataCGGGCGTACTATGCTACTACGCTACAGTccttagatgatataggggaatctaatccattggatctgtctgtcctcaattaccatgtatttatagtcccttatctatctagtatcccaaagatcgtatactaggcatggtgatgTCAGGCCTAtacagtttttactcgagtctcactttaatctGATTCTTTCATTGTATTGTAtcatttttcaaaattactacTTTCCatgatatatgaaattaataaatgGTCTTTTTATTCCGATACTATAATCTGATTCTTATATATGTATTAAATAACCATAAAAATTATAAgtatcttttctttttataatttttaaaattatcaatTATAGTTGTTTAACAAGTTCAATAGTAGTGAGATCAATATTATATAAGAGtttattgatattattttattattaacctagatcaaatcaagaaataacttttcaaataagaattgatAAAGGAACATCAACCTATATATCCTCAATATCAAGATCAAATCTTCGAGATTTTATGtttaaattgattttattattttttaagaatcttatattataatatttaactaTCTTTGTACTATAATTAAGGTAATAAAATATATACTTCTTAGGTTTTTTTTAGTAACCAATAAAATCCTTGATATAGTTTTTGAcctaattttttttcatatagatTAAAAACTCTTATCTCTATAGAGAAATCtcaaatatgtatatattttaaaCTGAATTTTCTACTAGTCCATGACCCAAATGGAGTTGATATAACTAATTTACTTTGAACcatatttaagatatatatatatatatatatccttagagCTTCACTCTATATTGATTTAGGTACAAAATAATAAGTCATCATACCTCTTATATAAGTATTTCGCCTTTCAACAACCTTTATTATATTATGACATACCTCTTAAGACATATTGAGTACATATAACTCTCGATTCTAAAAGTTTAGCAAAGAGGAATAAGATTTTGACTTGATTcatcaaatttatcataaaattcatcacACTTATTGGATACGATAATTTTAAGCTTTCCATCTAATTATCTTTGTATTACATTTACGTATACCTGAAAGATGTCAACAATCTTAAGCCTttcatttattaaatataatatttatatctcGAATATCATATATGAAGTGATCCTTAGATAAAgtacatataatatattttattatatataaaatatcatataatatcatataatattatattatataataacatataatattatattatataataacatataatattatattatttaaaatataatattattttattatattatataataacatataatatcatatatgtaatATCTTTCTTCACATATGAAGTGATCCTTAGATAAAGTACATATAATCTCAAAAAGTTCATTAACAaatctatattttattttaaatttgattataGGGTCGTTAATATTTTTATAGActcaatatttaaattaattctatacaaattatcatataaaattttagaataaacttttattgaatcataaatataCCGAGTTTAccaacaaaagaaagataatattctaattattctagataaataaattatatttctagaattataagaatataatatGTATCATCAAGATCCATTAAATGAATCGTTCTTAAGTTAGGTGATAAGTGTCTACCACTATTGTTAGGATCTTAATGATACTAAGAGGGAGGTGGATTAGTGTCACAATAAATTTTAGTCAACTTTAAAATTTGATCGAGAAAAACATGTATCAAAAACACGAAAAAGTAAATATGAAGTGTGAAGAAGAGTTGTAGGTGAAGTGAATGATCATGAGCAAAAGTCATAAGTAAGAGAAAGGatgcaaactaatttatagtTGTTATGTTTTCTTGACCTATGTCCACctttgattcctcttccctcgaggttATCAAttttcactatcaatcttctttccaatgagcGAATATCAATTAACATTATCATAACTTTCTCTTTTACTAACTTTAAGCCTAATGGCTTTTAGGAtaaatggactttgtttcagcCAAATAATAACTCAAATTAGCCCAAAATTTTATCGACCAAgaccttgactcatcaactatttATCTGAAACATCTTTGAAGCTTTTGACATGTTGTCTACTCTTTTAACATTTCATTTGATCTTTCAAACCTTTGTTACATTGTCTTATCCTCTAGTATGTCACTCAATCTTTTAGCATGTCGACTTTCTTATGATATTCGATCTTCGCGCATAATATTTGATCCTTCTAGCATGATGTTTAAACTTCTAGCATAAAGCATGTTCTTtggtatgtcgaccaatcctcccaCTTAACGTCTAATTTCTAGTacgataatcttctaatataataTCCAACTCTCTTGCTTGATATTTAACCCTTCAGTGGTTCGAGTATATGATCGAAGTATTTTTTATGTCACTTATCTAAGAAGCAAATTAGTTCattaaattcatcaattgatttcatcatcaaaatttagtattcaattttttttttttataataataagtaATTGATGAAGGGATCTTAACAAGACTCACTTGTGTATATGCTacctaaaaaaaattatgatcaacttgaattcaaaataaaAAGAGCATATATTATTTAAATGATAATCTTGAATTTAAGTTGTTCTTATATATTTAATCATTTCAACCTAAAATATCAAGGTATAATCAAGTTTCAAATTTCATGAtacaattataaataatatttaatcattATCAATGTATAATATCAATCAAAGGATAAATAAAAGTTAACCATTTGCATAAAATAAGTCAAACGTGAGTTATATAACTatcaaaaatatcataagttaaaacATGAGTTAATTCTCCTTGTAAGTACATAATCAGATAAAAGTAAAAGTCAAGTAAAAGCTTCAGTTACTATTTATcctcttttgtcataaaaataaaaaaaagagaaatatgcACATAAGAATAACTTAAGTTGCTCGGGTGGAAGTATTCCAAAATATGACTATGTTGTtatccctttttttattttttaaccaaGCATCTTAATTAAGGTCATGTGCTATTATTCAACAAAAATTAATAGGCTTATTTTCCTTTTAATAAAATCCTCACTCTGGGTTTAGTAAAGATATTTatcaattgatattttgtattaatGAAATCCAATAATATGGcatgattattaatataatctttaataaaataatatctcaTGTTAATATACTTAATTCGAGAatattgaataagattttttcttaaataaattgtactagtattatcacactttatcGGGATGATTTTTAAAGAAAATCCGTAATcttttaaactatattttatcaaaattacttgTGTGTAACATACATCTACTATAACATATTTAGCTTCAAATAGAATTTTACTTTTTAGATGACCAAAAGACAAGTGTTTGACCAAGAACTTGATAAATTCCAAATATAGTTTTTCAAACAATCCTACATCGTAAAAACATAATAGTATTAATATAAGCAACCAAATCCAAATTATTATCATAGTTGGTATTCCTttttgcatatctaaaaaaaatTTTATAGCTTTAAAATGAGACTACTTGGAATTTTATTGGAAGCTAACACAAAAGCCTACATTAAACATAATATTATGTTTGATAGCAGTAAGATTCCTATCATATCTCTATAAATCTTTTGATCCAAAGCTTCATCAACATTATGATTGTTCGATTTTGTGAATATACTAATTAGTATATTGAcaggtttagaattttgttttacGTTAAATCTTTGAAGTAAGACGTGGGTGTACTTAGTTTGATAGGATTATGCTACTGTCAATCGCTGATACTTATTATTGTGAATGATTTATATATGTAACTGTAACTAAAAGaatacatgattcattttaggAGAGGAGATAATAATTCTATCTCCCATGCTGGCATTCTCCCGCTTCACATAACATAATTGTCTTAGACCATTTGATATATGATTCTCTTCCACAAGCACACTCTTTTTCCTatcaacaattatatatatatatatatatatatatatatatatatatatatatatatatatatatatatatatatatttgtgtgtgtgtttagAAGAAGATTAGCTAGCTAGCTCACCATGAAGTCTCCAATAAAGTGCAACTATGTCACCATGGGCTCAAATCCAGAAGGTTCGGTTTTTCATCTCGTTACATAAGATATAATATGTCTGTTTTGTTTTGTAAACTTGTGAGGGATCGCAATGATTTAATTAAGTTCCCAGAATTTAAGAAATAATTGCAAAACAAAGAAAGTTCGGAACAATTGAAAACCCACCCTCTGTTGTTTGTTGTTTTCGGGAGtttcatttgatatatttggGCAGTTATTAGTGGCAAAAGAATCACAGGATATTGTAAACTTTTACAAGCCGTAATTGTAATAAGTAAATacaaatatcatcatcatcatcatcatcaatataatgtttaatattatcatcgtcatcgtcgtcgtcatcatcatcatcaatacaatgtttaatatcatcatcatcaccatcatcatcatcatcagcctcATTGTTTGTGCCAATTTATTTCTGCCTGCCAATTATAATCCATCACAATTCTTCCATGGAAGATTCTGAAATTTCAATCCGATCATGCTCAATACATTCCAGCTGCTTAGATCATCTCAAGATTCCCTGTCCAGATCATGTCCTGTCACATTGTGTTTGGAACAAGCAAAGCAAACCCCACCCCACCCTTTTGTTGAATGGATAGAGAGCCTGTGTTACTTCCACACCTCTGAGACAAAGCACTTGAGTGTGTGTGTCAGCTTGGGCAGCTGCTCCACAAAAATAAACAcatctcttttttcttctttttttaatgtTCATACCAAATTGTCTTGCATATTGTTCGTTACCAAGCCTCTTTCCTTAGCTCAACTTAGTTGATTCACATTGTGTTGCAGCCAAGATTTGTCCTTGGTATATATCAAGCTACCTTTTTGACTGTGGCTTCTGCTGTCATCGTTCCACTCTTTGCTGCATCTCCATGGAGCTATCTGCGGAGCCACCGAGAGCAAGCAGCAGCTGCACCTCCTCGCCCGAGTTCGAGTTTTGGATGGTCGGCAAGAATCCCTCCACCTGCCAAACAGACTTCCTCACGGCCGACGAGCTCTTCGTCGACGGGGTCGTCCTCCCCCTCGACCTTCTCTCGCTCTCTATTCCCAGCCAAGGCTGCGTTTCCCATTGCCTTTCTGAGCCTGGAACCAACGTGCAGCCGCCATCTGCTCCAAGCTCCTCTTTGGGGAGTGCTCCGCCAGCCTCCCACTCGAACAAGTGGAAAGATCTCATCAAGGCGGGCGAGAAGGCGTTGGAAGAGATCAGGAAGAGGAGGAACCGGATAAGGGGCGGCACGGGTGGCTCCGCTAAGTCCAGGAACGGTATCTGGCCCTTCAACAGCAGCCACTCCTCCGCAAGTACCGGCACTGGCTCATGGGGCAGGGCCAAAGCGGCGGTGACCCGACGCAGGGCCAGTGGGGAACCTTGTTCCCGGAGCAACTCCCGTGGGTTGTCCTCCGAGCCGCTGCCGGCCACCACCTCATCTTCCTCGAGGTGGCCACTGAGCTCGGGCAGGATGAGGTCTGCCGGAGGCTTCCATCTCAGCAGGACCAATCCAGTGTGGAAGCTTCGAGGGAAGACTGCTAAAACTCTTCATGAGAAGGAGGCGAATGTGAGCAGTGGCATCAAAGACAGAACAGGAGATGGAGATGCTGGTTTTGGGACACGGAACTCCAGTGTGGATATGGGTTGTGAGGTTGATCATCCAAATACGAGGCCcagcggcggcgacggcggcagcagcggtggtggAAGCAGTAGCGTTATCTTAATACTTAGAACTATGTTCTCTAAGAAGGTTCAGTAatgtacaatatatatatatatgctttgtgTTATTTGTTGAACCTTGTTGACTTGTATAtagtatatagtatatatatatatatatatatatatatatatatatatatatatatgctttgtgTTATTGTTGAACCTTGTTGACTTGTATATAGTATTCTTGAGGCGTAGAACCAAGTGTTTTCTGCAGATATTCCACCCAAAAGTCGCATGTATCGTATCATCTGCAGTATTAGTTAGTCGGTTGTTGTTCAATCTCTTTGATCTGCAAATACTAGTCCTGCTGAAGCTTAATCCTTTCTTGCTCCATGGTTTGCTCATCCTCAGTCTTCTTCTGAAACTTGTCGCCTTCTTTCTCCTTATTTGCAAGCAAGTCTTTtaccctttcttttcttcttcttcttcttccttcttcttttacGTGTGGTCAATCATTGCAACAGAAGGTCATGTTGTTGTCCTCTATGTTCCAAGGTTTTCTATGGCATACTTACGACGAATACGATCCACAACTACTCCAATTCAGTCACCATGTCCCAATTCCACATCATCGTAATTGATTGATGACCAGTTAGTTAATCAGTAGCTGCTGATATATGGAGTTAAAAAGTTGAACGAAGAAGAAAACTATCGACATTTTCTTCACCAATCAT is from Musa acuminata AAA Group cultivar baxijiao chromosome BXJ3-8, Cavendish_Baxijiao_AAA, whole genome shotgun sequence and encodes:
- the LOC103994876 gene encoding uncharacterized protein LOC103994876 produces the protein MELSAEPPRASSSCTSSPEFEFWMVGKNPSTCQTDFLTADELFVDGVVLPLDLLSLSIPSQGCVSHCLSEPGTNVQPPSAPSSSLGSAPPASHSNKWKDLIKAGEKALEEIRKRRNRIRGGTGGSAKSRNGIWPFNSSHSSASTGTGSWGRAKAAVTRRRASGEPCSRSNSRGLSSEPLPATTSSSSRWPLSSGRMRSAGGFHLSRTNPVWKLRGKTAKTLHEKEANVSSGIKDRTGDGDAGFGTRNSSVDMGCEVDHPNTRPSGGDGGSSGGGSSSVILILRTMFSKKVQ